A genomic segment from Pediococcus acidilactici encodes:
- a CDS encoding toxin Cry1Ac domain D-VI-related protein, whose product MNSSKYTKYTMVAMTALTLGLTAGTAVIHAATFMPSQNTPAENSNPAIQRAVKVVNALFADRDCTQLAKATTKERISTAKQLVALNVPANSSAFNKLNTLCDKAAALLKEQTANTAVKKATATVEALFANKNHTSLAPSTTAGRIQRAEELSAATGVPAAKQRELLALCHKAADLLNQQENTSPAVQRAIKAVNALFTDNTHSRLASTTTAERIATAKQLVALNVPANSSTFTDLNSLCDQADALLNSQTANAGVKKATAAINALFADANHTRLAANTTKERIQAAEMLLQRKVPTSDAHYAQLWTLCQKAEQLLQK is encoded by the coding sequence ATGAATTCTAGTAAGTACACAAAATACACCATGGTGGCAATGACCGCCCTTACTTTAGGACTTACCGCGGGCACGGCTGTAATTCATGCGGCCACTTTCATGCCTTCCCAGAATACACCGGCGGAAAATTCTAACCCAGCTATCCAGCGGGCAGTTAAAGTGGTCAACGCCTTGTTTGCTGATCGCGATTGCACCCAATTAGCTAAAGCTACGACTAAGGAACGGATCTCCACCGCTAAACAACTGGTTGCTCTTAACGTACCTGCCAATAGCAGTGCCTTCAATAAATTAAACACACTTTGTGATAAAGCAGCGGCTCTCTTAAAGGAACAAACTGCCAACACTGCGGTAAAAAAAGCTACTGCTACAGTTGAAGCCTTGTTTGCTAATAAAAATCACACTTCATTAGCACCATCCACCACTGCTGGGCGAATTCAACGAGCAGAAGAGTTATCTGCTGCCACAGGCGTACCTGCCGCTAAACAACGGGAACTCCTTGCTCTTTGCCACAAGGCTGCCGACCTACTAAACCAACAAGAAAACACTTCTCCAGCAGTTCAACGTGCAATTAAGGCAGTGAACGCCCTCTTTACCGACAACACTCACAGTCGCTTAGCAAGCACTACGACGGCTGAACGCATTGCTACTGCCAAACAACTAGTAGCTTTAAACGTACCGGCTAATAGCAGTACTTTTACCGACCTAAACTCACTTTGCGACCAAGCAGACGCTTTATTAAACTCTCAAACTGCTAATGCTGGTGTAAAAAAGGCAACGGCAGCCATCAACGCGCTTTTCGCGGATGCTAACCACACTAGATTAGCTGCTAACACCACCAAGGAACGCATCCAAGCTGCGGAAATGTTATTACAACGTAAAGTACCGACTAGTGACGCGCACTACGCTCAACTGTGGACACTTTGTCAAAAAGCTGAACAACTTCTCCAAAAATAA
- a CDS encoding GNAT family N-acetyltransferase → MNEIMAVWLQGNLTAHSFISPDYWKQNQAAVKAAMREATVYVAQIEQQIIGFAGLQENYLAGIFVATSMQNRGVGGQLIARLQQDYQELNLAVYEQNSVAIKFYLKHGFRSKKRQIDTATQQLELLMGWCSNKRK, encoded by the coding sequence TTGAACGAAATCATGGCAGTTTGGCTGCAAGGAAATTTAACTGCACACTCCTTTATTAGCCCCGATTATTGGAAACAAAACCAAGCGGCAGTGAAGGCAGCGATGCGAGAGGCAACCGTCTACGTTGCTCAAATCGAACAACAAATTATTGGTTTTGCGGGTCTCCAAGAAAATTATTTAGCAGGAATTTTTGTAGCTACTTCGATGCAAAATCGGGGAGTTGGGGGACAACTAATCGCTAGGCTTCAACAAGACTATCAAGAACTTAATTTAGCGGTTTACGAGCAAAACTCAGTGGCAATTAAGTTTTACTTAAAGCACGGATTTCGGAGTAAAAAACGCCAAATTGATACAGCAACCCAGCAGTTAGAATTATTAATGGGCTGGTGTTCCAACAAGCGTAAATAA
- a CDS encoding YbaN family protein — protein sequence MTFAISRCFWIAATLVNVTLGALGAVLPIMPGTPFFILAFFCLKKASPELHQRIVHTKLMVWLETKFPLLERWLR from the coding sequence ATGACATTTGCAATTTCACGCTGCTTTTGGATCGCAGCCACCCTCGTCAACGTTACTTTAGGTGCGCTTGGCGCGGTGTTGCCGATTATGCCTGGCACTCCCTTTTTCATTTTAGCATTCTTCTGCTTGAAAAAAGCCTCTCCCGAGCTACATCAACGAATCGTACATACTAAACTGATGGTTTGGTTAGAAACTAAGTTCCCACTTTTGGAACGTTGGTTACGTTAA
- the arsD gene encoding arsenite efflux transporter metallochaperone ArsD has translation MRKIEIYEEALCCPTGVCGPTVREELVRTTAVQRAVHPVKEIRFLRYNLAQNPGAFVRQPLVQQLLDEEGMTSLPITIVDGQVVKTGTYPSYEEFEKYTGMKIGRAVARKTE, from the coding sequence ATGCGTAAAATTGAAATATATGAAGAAGCATTGTGTTGTCCGACAGGCGTTTGCGGGCCTACCGTGCGAGAAGAGTTGGTGCGGACGACCGCCGTTCAGCGGGCAGTCCACCCGGTTAAGGAAATTCGTTTTCTTCGCTATAATCTAGCCCAGAACCCGGGCGCCTTTGTTCGTCAACCCTTGGTACAACAACTTTTAGACGAAGAAGGAATGACCAGCCTACCAATTACAATTGTTGATGGTCAGGTAGTTAAAACCGGTACGTATCCGAGCTATGAAGAGTTTGAAAAGTATACCGGGATGAAGATTGGTCGAGCGGTGGCGCGAAAAACGGAATGA
- the arsA gene encoding arsenical pump-driving ATPase, producing MKTYQPLGTKLTHYLFFTGKGGVGKTTIASATAIQLANKGHAVMLVSTDPASNLQDVFQAELTNRPRTIPGVARLQVANFDPLVAAKEYREAVIKPYQGVLPAAALANMQEQLSGSCTVEVAAFNEFTHFLTDRQINQQFEYVIFDTAPTGHTLRMLQLPAAWTNYLDTNTTGTSCLGQLAGLEKDRQVYQRAVATLRDPRQTTLMLVTRPQRTALLETIRTAEELAKIGIQRQEIIVNGCLPEAEDAVTRQIIDQQQADLRRWLPRLAKFPQSQVFLSAKNAVGVTNLREILTPQPPKVTTGKTPELQNKGMIEDIVTDVVACNKRIIFTMGKGGVGKTVTAVRLAQGLAETGRTVQLITTDPADHLGMFKIDKRVHVAHVDEQQALKNYQQQVLAQLDSTVADEDLAYVKEDLRSPCTQEIALFEVFAEEIAETNCEVTVVDTAPTGHTLLLLNSMDEYAKEVQRTAGMVSPAVVNLLDRVKTGDEVEVVMVTLPEATPVYETTRLSNDLERAHLPHKWWIVNKSLLATPTTSKLLQAKAQAEGRWIQRVRELSQGHVVVTGWEMDFEDRRLTV from the coding sequence ATGAAAACATATCAACCTTTAGGTACTAAACTAACCCACTACCTATTTTTTACTGGTAAAGGTGGAGTGGGAAAGACGACGATTGCAAGCGCGACGGCCATTCAACTTGCAAATAAGGGCCACGCCGTAATGCTAGTTTCCACGGATCCGGCCAGCAACTTACAAGACGTATTTCAAGCGGAACTAACCAACCGTCCCCGGACCATTCCAGGAGTAGCGCGGTTACAAGTGGCTAATTTTGACCCGTTGGTAGCGGCTAAAGAGTACCGGGAAGCCGTGATCAAGCCGTACCAGGGTGTTTTGCCCGCAGCCGCTTTAGCTAATATGCAGGAACAACTTTCCGGGTCCTGCACGGTGGAAGTGGCGGCCTTTAATGAGTTCACCCACTTTTTGACCGACCGGCAAATCAACCAGCAGTTTGAATACGTAATTTTTGATACGGCACCTACCGGACATACGTTGCGAATGCTACAGTTGCCCGCGGCCTGGACTAATTACTTGGATACGAACACGACGGGGACCTCTTGTTTAGGACAACTAGCCGGCTTGGAAAAGGATCGGCAGGTTTACCAACGGGCGGTTGCGACCCTTCGTGATCCGCGCCAAACGACCTTGATGCTGGTGACCCGCCCGCAACGGACGGCCCTTTTGGAAACCATCCGAACTGCTGAAGAATTAGCTAAAATTGGCATCCAACGTCAAGAAATTATTGTGAACGGTTGCCTTCCCGAAGCTGAAGACGCGGTGACTCGTCAAATTATTGACCAGCAACAAGCGGACTTACGGCGGTGGTTGCCCCGGTTGGCAAAATTCCCCCAAAGCCAAGTATTTTTAAGTGCTAAGAATGCGGTGGGGGTTACTAATTTGCGTGAAATATTAACTCCCCAGCCTCCGAAAGTTACCACCGGGAAAACTCCCGAGTTACAAAATAAGGGAATGATTGAAGATATCGTTACCGACGTAGTGGCCTGCAATAAGCGGATTATTTTCACGATGGGAAAAGGGGGAGTCGGAAAAACGGTCACAGCGGTGCGACTTGCCCAAGGCTTGGCTGAGACGGGCCGGACGGTACAATTAATAACAACCGATCCTGCCGATCATTTAGGTATGTTTAAAATCGACAAACGCGTTCACGTAGCTCACGTCGATGAACAGCAAGCGCTGAAAAATTACCAACAACAGGTACTTGCACAGTTAGATTCTACGGTTGCTGATGAAGACCTCGCCTACGTTAAGGAAGATCTGCGCTCCCCATGTACCCAGGAAATTGCGTTATTCGAAGTGTTTGCCGAAGAAATTGCCGAAACAAACTGTGAAGTGACGGTCGTGGATACGGCGCCCACCGGCCACACGCTACTATTATTAAACTCGATGGATGAATATGCTAAGGAAGTTCAACGAACGGCAGGTATGGTTTCTCCAGCAGTGGTGAACTTGCTTGACCGGGTAAAAACGGGGGACGAAGTCGAGGTTGTAATGGTGACGTTACCGGAGGCGACCCCAGTTTATGAAACGACCCGGCTTAGCAATGATTTAGAACGGGCCCATTTACCCCATAAGTGGTGGATCGTCAACAAGAGCCTTTTGGCAACCCCCACCACGAGTAAATTGCTTCAAGCCAAGGCGCAAGCAGAAGGTCGTTGGATTCAACGGGTGCGCGAACTATCTCAAGGCCACGTGGTGGTTACCGGTTGGGAAATGGATTTTGAGGATCGGCGACTGACCGTTTAA
- a CDS encoding metalloregulator ArsR/SmtB family transcription factor gives MDYDAYSKFLKALADPKRLAIVDLLSNGTMCACEILDHFDFTQPTLSYHMKVLQSAGVVLAEKRGRWQHYSLADDFTVNFPEFTRQLLQKTQSNQAGAQKSAFLKMTVV, from the coding sequence TTGGACTACGATGCTTATTCGAAGTTTTTAAAGGCGCTAGCCGATCCTAAAAGGCTCGCAATTGTAGATTTACTTTCGAATGGTACAATGTGCGCTTGCGAAATTTTAGACCATTTCGACTTTACGCAACCCACGTTGTCTTACCACATGAAGGTGTTGCAATCGGCAGGAGTTGTTCTAGCAGAGAAGCGCGGGCGTTGGCAGCACTATTCATTGGCAGATGATTTTACCGTTAATTTTCCAGAATTCACCCGGCAATTATTGCAGAAAACGCAGTCAAACCAAGCGGGTGCCCAGAAGTCGGCGTTCTTGAAGATGACGGTCGTTTAA
- the rlmH gene encoding 23S rRNA (pseudouridine(1915)-N(3))-methyltransferase RlmH, whose amino-acid sequence MNIKIIGVGKLKEKYLKQGIAEYAKRLSKFCKFQIIEVPDEKAPESLSDAQMEMVKEKEGERILAKIKDREYVFTLEIKGKERSSEELAEEIANLTTYGHSDITFVIGGSLGLSPAVMKRADTAISFGRFTLPHQLMRLVLTEQIYRAFMIQSGSPYHK is encoded by the coding sequence GTGAATATCAAAATTATTGGTGTGGGAAAGTTAAAAGAGAAATATCTGAAACAGGGGATTGCGGAATATGCCAAACGGCTTTCCAAGTTTTGTAAATTTCAAATTATCGAAGTCCCGGATGAAAAAGCACCCGAAAGTTTAAGTGATGCCCAGATGGAAATGGTTAAGGAAAAGGAAGGTGAACGCATTTTAGCTAAGATTAAGGATCGTGAATACGTCTTTACCTTGGAAATCAAGGGTAAGGAGCGTTCTTCAGAAGAGTTAGCCGAAGAAATTGCAAACCTGACCACTTATGGCCATTCGGACATTACCTTTGTTATTGGTGGTTCGCTAGGGCTGAGTCCGGCAGTGATGAAACGGGCCGACACGGCGATTTCTTTTGGGCGGTTTACCTTACCGCACCAGTTAATGCGGTTGGTGCTAACGGAACAGATTTACCGGGCTTTCATGATTCAATCGGGAAGTCCCTATCATAAATAA
- the addA gene encoding helicase-exonuclease AddAB subunit AddA, which yields MATRTYTPSQQQAIDSSGHNILVSASAGSGKTSVLVERVIQKIINGEDVDRLLVVTFTEAAAAEMKERIRAAIMKKISEVNDADLQNHLSLQLSKLNNANISTLHAFCMAVIRNYYYVIDLDPAFRIMDPTESELLKEQVWADLREELYESDEDGQFARLTRNFSNDRSDAGLQELMLDLFEFANANPDPDAWLTKIANNYEVQTDQVMEMDFVKKLLAKVKTQLIQIYQTDLNLTEQAINGGEPLQKAAANFQAEVAGLKAIIDQFDQPNWDALQQAMVNFKFAQLPRGKKPEVQEFNLTAKSVRNEFKAEFNGLVERYFKLKNDQLIAIFKDARELMLKLIEVQQQFSERFLQEKLTRRSLDFSDLEHFALQILQNQSEEGQAVRRNFQEKFNEVIVDEYQDINPLQETILTAVARKDPGNMFMVGDVKQSIYAFRMADPSLFISKNQRFKQSGQPDERIILAENFRSMQNVDDFTNLIFNQVMDQAVGEIAYDADAQLKFGAKYYPAEVQNNTEVLLFDDQQNESQADQEPGAIITDKNDGQLQMIAQRIKRLFADQTKVYDRDTQEMRPLKYSDIALLHSTGNNNLNIVDTFKKYGIPIEVSNAQDYFQTTEVSIMMALLKIIDNPYQDIPLAAVLRSPIVGLDENELAFLRITKKNGHYFESVLYFQNEFKIDYQNEFQANLKRKIDQFLGQLEHFRKLSQQCTLVDLLWEIYQETGYLDYVGGMPDGPQRQNNLHALYDRAQSYEESSFKGLFQFVRFVEKMREKNKDLAENPVVTDTEAVKLMTIHSSKGLEFPIVFLIDADHGFNSSDTKGRYVLDRDAGMGITVKDFVHRIEVDTMQKNWIIDVRQRKMLAEELRVLYVALTRAQQKLIITGALKSATPTLEKWAQAADTGELLLPEAERGKAKNFLDWIGMAIMRVPSVAADYPEVSSRKLDAAAEIEVKLKVVNRADLLAGQRSDTGIEQGPPPTLEKVDLDSDINDADQIRAILNFKYHDIEATQTTAYQSVSEIKRVFDDPDKLEMDFSAVDRNQNLRPQKRFVTDQLMSPRFMSEVSQPKPTEIGTATHLILQQLDLREPVTEAVIEEKIRELVMNRVLEEPVAKRIRVNSILDFFESELGQLMLAHPDQVHREEAFSLLLPAKGLFPNVVGDQDVLIHGIIDAYFELDERVILLDYKTDFVLPGSPQQGIQKVIDRYQGQVNLYAQALSNILGKPVQEKYLYLLSIGKLVEIQ from the coding sequence ATGGCAACTAGAACTTACACGCCTAGTCAACAACAAGCAATCGATAGTTCGGGGCACAATATTTTAGTTTCAGCCTCCGCCGGATCGGGAAAGACCTCGGTTTTAGTTGAACGGGTAATCCAAAAGATAATTAACGGGGAAGACGTGGATCGCCTTTTGGTGGTGACCTTCACCGAAGCCGCAGCTGCCGAAATGAAGGAACGAATTCGGGCGGCGATTATGAAAAAAATCAGTGAAGTTAACGACGCCGATTTACAAAACCACCTATCGCTGCAGTTAAGTAAGCTAAATAACGCCAACATCAGTACGTTACACGCCTTTTGTATGGCGGTGATTCGCAATTACTACTACGTAATTGACCTTGACCCAGCTTTTCGGATTATGGACCCGACGGAAAGTGAATTGCTAAAAGAGCAGGTTTGGGCCGATTTGCGGGAGGAATTATACGAAAGTGACGAGGACGGACAATTTGCGCGCCTAACCCGTAACTTTTCTAACGACCGTTCTGACGCGGGGTTACAGGAACTAATGCTGGATTTATTCGAATTCGCCAATGCTAACCCTGATCCCGATGCGTGGCTAACTAAAATTGCCAATAATTATGAAGTACAAACTGACCAAGTTATGGAGATGGATTTCGTAAAAAAGCTGCTAGCCAAGGTAAAAACGCAGCTGATCCAAATTTACCAGACGGATTTAAACCTCACGGAACAAGCCATTAACGGTGGCGAACCTTTACAAAAAGCGGCTGCTAACTTTCAAGCAGAGGTGGCCGGGTTGAAAGCCATTATCGACCAGTTTGATCAACCAAATTGGGATGCGTTACAACAAGCGATGGTTAACTTCAAGTTTGCCCAACTTCCGCGGGGAAAGAAGCCTGAAGTTCAGGAATTTAATTTAACGGCAAAGTCGGTACGCAACGAATTTAAAGCTGAATTTAATGGGCTGGTAGAGCGTTACTTTAAATTAAAAAATGACCAGTTGATTGCGATTTTTAAAGACGCGCGGGAACTAATGCTGAAGTTAATTGAAGTTCAGCAGCAATTCTCGGAGCGCTTTTTACAAGAAAAATTAACTCGGCGTTCTTTGGACTTTAGTGATTTGGAACATTTTGCTCTTCAAATTTTGCAAAACCAGTCCGAAGAGGGTCAGGCAGTTCGACGAAACTTCCAGGAGAAATTTAACGAAGTAATTGTTGATGAATACCAGGATATTAACCCACTACAAGAGACAATTTTGACTGCGGTAGCTCGCAAAGATCCTGGCAATATGTTCATGGTGGGGGACGTTAAACAATCGATCTATGCGTTTCGGATGGCGGATCCGAGTTTGTTTATTAGTAAGAACCAACGCTTTAAGCAATCTGGACAGCCGGATGAACGGATTATTTTGGCAGAAAATTTCCGTTCTATGCAAAACGTTGACGACTTTACCAACTTAATCTTTAACCAAGTTATGGATCAGGCGGTGGGAGAGATTGCCTACGATGCTGACGCACAGCTAAAGTTCGGTGCTAAGTACTACCCCGCTGAAGTTCAGAATAATACCGAAGTGCTTTTATTTGACGACCAGCAAAACGAAAGTCAGGCTGACCAAGAACCGGGCGCAATAATTACTGATAAAAACGACGGTCAGTTACAAATGATCGCCCAGCGGATCAAACGATTATTCGCGGATCAAACCAAAGTCTATGACCGGGATACGCAGGAAATGCGGCCGTTAAAGTATAGTGACATTGCGCTATTGCATTCTACAGGTAACAATAACCTTAATATTGTTGATACCTTCAAAAAGTACGGTATTCCAATTGAAGTTAGCAACGCTCAGGATTATTTTCAGACGACGGAAGTTTCGATTATGATGGCCCTCTTGAAAATCATCGATAACCCTTACCAGGACATTCCGCTAGCGGCGGTATTACGTTCCCCAATTGTGGGACTTGATGAAAATGAGCTTGCTTTCTTGCGCATTACTAAGAAAAATGGGCATTATTTTGAATCGGTGCTCTATTTCCAAAATGAGTTTAAGATTGACTACCAAAATGAATTTCAAGCCAACTTAAAACGCAAAATTGACCAATTTTTAGGCCAATTGGAACATTTCCGAAAGCTTTCCCAACAATGTACGCTGGTGGATTTGCTCTGGGAAATTTATCAAGAGACCGGCTATTTAGACTACGTGGGAGGGATGCCGGACGGTCCCCAACGGCAAAATAACCTCCACGCGTTATACGACCGCGCTCAAAGCTATGAGGAATCCAGTTTTAAAGGACTATTCCAATTTGTGCGTTTCGTAGAGAAGATGCGCGAAAAGAATAAGGATTTGGCGGAAAACCCGGTAGTTACCGATACGGAAGCCGTAAAATTGATGACCATTCATAGTAGTAAAGGGTTGGAGTTTCCAATCGTGTTCCTGATCGATGCGGACCACGGATTTAATAGTAGTGATACTAAAGGCCGGTACGTACTGGATCGGGACGCGGGGATGGGAATTACCGTGAAGGACTTTGTGCACCGCATCGAAGTCGACACGATGCAAAAAAACTGGATTATTGACGTACGACAACGCAAAATGCTCGCCGAAGAGCTGCGGGTGCTCTACGTTGCTTTAACTCGGGCGCAACAAAAGTTAATTATTACCGGAGCGTTGAAGTCTGCTACCCCGACATTAGAAAAATGGGCGCAAGCAGCTGATACTGGTGAGTTGCTTTTGCCGGAAGCTGAACGTGGGAAGGCAAAAAACTTCCTCGATTGGATCGGGATGGCAATCATGCGAGTACCGTCCGTTGCAGCGGACTATCCCGAGGTTAGTTCACGTAAATTGGATGCTGCCGCCGAAATTGAAGTTAAATTGAAGGTCGTTAATCGCGCTGATTTACTGGCTGGACAACGTTCCGATACGGGAATTGAACAGGGGCCCCCACCCACTTTAGAAAAAGTCGACCTGGATAGTGATATTAACGATGCGGACCAAATTCGGGCAATTCTGAACTTCAAATATCACGATATTGAAGCGACTCAAACGACGGCTTACCAGTCGGTTTCGGAAATTAAACGAGTTTTCGATGATCCCGATAAGTTAGAGATGGACTTTAGTGCGGTTGATCGCAACCAAAACCTACGCCCCCAAAAACGGTTTGTTACGGACCAGCTAATGTCGCCTCGTTTTATGAGTGAAGTTAGCCAGCCTAAACCTACCGAAATCGGAACGGCGACCCACTTAATTTTGCAACAACTCGACTTACGAGAACCGGTCACCGAGGCGGTAATCGAAGAAAAGATTCGCGAACTAGTGATGAACCGGGTGTTAGAAGAGCCTGTCGCTAAGCGAATCCGGGTCAACAGCATTTTGGACTTCTTTGAAAGTGAACTGGGGCAGTTAATGTTGGCGCACCCGGATCAGGTGCACCGTGAAGAAGCCTTCTCCCTGCTATTGCCAGCCAAGGGCTTATTTCCGAACGTGGTTGGCGATCAGGACGTGTTAATTCACGGGATTATTGACGCGTATTTCGAACTTGATGAGCGGGTGATCTTACTAGATTACAAAACTGACTTTGTACTCCCAGGCAGCCCGCAACAAGGAATTCAAAAAGTGATTGACCGTTACCAAGGTCAGGTCAACTTGTACGCGCAAGCCCTGAGCAATATTTTGGGTAAGCCGGTACAAGAAAAGTACCTTTACCTGCTTTCTATTGGAAAATTAGTGGAAATTCAATAA